In Ictalurus punctatus breed USDA103 chromosome 3, Coco_2.0, whole genome shotgun sequence, the following are encoded in one genomic region:
- the perp gene encoding p53 apoptosis effector related to PMP-22 precursor, whose amino-acid sequence MFRCGIAYPRCRWILPLLLLFAIIFDIIAIAAQSGWVEDENAKSHYASMWEQCRGRNDNWTCKSLTEYSWAQAVAALMIIGLIILIIAFIISCVALCCTLNIPLLPFIGVLLMFAAILQIIALIVYPVKFNELIFEGNYDYTWAYGFGWGATIIMIGCAILFCCLPRYEDQLSGIAKTKYIYTSA is encoded by the exons ATGTTTCGTTGTGGCATCGCGTATCCCCGATGCAGGTGGATCCTGCCTCTTCTCCTGCTTTTCGCCATCATTTTTGACATCATCGCCATCGCGGCTCAGTCCGGATGGGTGGAGGACGAAAACGCCAAGTCGCACTATGCCAGTATGTGGGAACAGTGCCGAGGCCGCAACGACAACTGGACCTGCAAGTCTCTCACGGAGTACT CATGGGCTCAGGCTGTCGCTGCGCTTATGATCATCggcctcatcatcctcatcatagCCTTCATCATCTCCTGTGTGGCTCTCTGCTGTACCCTTAATATACCACTCTTGCCGTTTATTGGAGTTCTCCTCATGTTTGCTG CGATACTCCAGATCATCGCTCTGATCGTTTACCCAGTGAAATTCAACGAACTAATCTTTGAAGGCAACTACGACTACACCTGGGCGTATGGTTTTGGCTGGGGAGCCACCATTATTATGATTGGTTGCGCAATCCTGTTCTGCTGCCTGCCCCGCTATGAAGACCAACTCAGTGGCATAGCAAAGACCAAATACATCTACACGTCGGCCTAA
- the psmb1 gene encoding proteasome subunit beta type-1, with product MLSTRAFGENGKMKEYHYTGPVEHKFSPYAFNGGTVLAVAGEDFALVASDTRLSEGYSIHSRDSPKCYKLTDQTVIGCSGFHGDCLTLTKIIDARLKMYKHANNKSMTSGAIAAMLSTILYGRRFFPYYVYNIIGGLDEEGRGAVYSFDPVGSYQRDAYKAGGSASAMLQPLLDNQIGYKNMENVEQLPLTLDKAVQLVKDVFVSAAERDVYTGDALKICIITKEGIREENVPLRRD from the exons ATGTTGTCTACACGGGCTTTTGGAGAAAACGGAAAGATGAAGGAGTATCACTACACCGGGCCTGTAGAGCATAAATTCTCCCCCTATGCCTTTAACGGAgg GACTGTGCTGGCGGTGGCTGGAGAAGATTTTGCTTTAGTGGCCTCAGATACACGTCTAAGTGAGGGTTACTCAATCCATAGCCGAGACTCTCCAAAGTGCTATAAACT GACGGACCAGACGGTGATCGGCTGCAGTGGATTCCATGGGGACTGTTTGACGTTGACCAAAATCATTGACGCGAGGCTTAAG ATGTACAAGCATGCAAATAACAAGTCCATGACAAGTGGAGCTATTGCAGCAATGCTGTCGACCATCCTGTACGGCAGGCGTTTTTTCCCATACTACGTTTACAACATAATTGGTGGGCTCGACGAAGAAG GTCGAGGTGCAGTGTACAGTTTTGATCCAGTTGGTTCCTACCAGAGGGACGCTTACAAAGCCGGTGGCTCAGCAAGCGCAATGCTGCAGCCCCTGCTTGACAATCAG ATTGGATACAAGAACATGGAAAATGTGGAGCAGTTGCCATTGACACTGGATAAAGCTGTACAGCTGGTTAAAGATGTGTTCGTATCCGCTGCAGAGAGAGATGTCTACACTGGAGATGCGCTCAAGATCTGCATCATTACCAAGGAAGGCATCCGGGAGGAGAATGTACCACTCAGGAGAGACTAA